The genomic interval ATGATTTTTCCCGCCATAGTATCATCTCTTCTCCTTGGTTTTGGCAGAGCTGTTGGAGAGACCACTGCAGTTACCTTAGTAATAGGAAATGCCTACAGGTTGCCCTTGGATCCATTTTTACCTGCTTCAACTGTTACAAGCCTAATTGCTAATAATTTTGGAATGGCTACCTATTACAAGTACGAATATAGTGCATTAATGTTTGCAGCCCTCGTTCTCTTGATTACCAGCGCATTTTTTTCCTATATTGGATTAAGGCTGGCCAACAGAAGTGTCAGAATTGTTAGAGGTGAGCAATAGTGAATCTTCGCTCCATAAAAAATGAAATTGGTTTCTTATTGATCGTTTTATCTGTTGGATTTATTCTACTGGCGATTTTTTCCCTAATAATTGTACCCCTAATCCTTGGATTCAAAGTGATAATCGAAGCAGGACCAGCATTCTTTACTACGGCACCTGCCGCTCCAGGTGAAGGGTCTCCCGGAGGAATCTATTATACGCTCATAGGTAGTTTCGTAATGATATCACTAGCAGTAGCCATCGCTTTTCCTATAGGTTTCTTGACAGGTGTATACATAAATGAATATCCACAGACCAGACTTGCAATACTGGCAGAAAGTGCATCACACTTCCTAAGCGAAGTTCCGAGTGTAATCCTCGGCATATTTATTTATGCAACATACGTTCTTGCGACTAAGAACACATCGCTAATTGCCGGTGCGTTGAGTCTTTCCTTGGCAATACTTCCATATACAGTGGTTCAGGTGAGGGAATCTCTGAGAGTTATCCCCTTCATTTATAGGGAGGCCGCACACAGTTTAGGATTACCTAGGTGGAAGACTGTCTTCTTTGTACTTGTTCCAATGAATTTGAGGGGTATACTTGTCGGGCTTCTCTCAGCTTTTCTCAGGGCATTCAGCGAGACAGCACCTGTGCTCTTCACTGCTGGAGCAGCATTTTATGGCTTCTATGGATTAGACGGCCCCTCAAGCACATTGCCTCTCCTCGTATGGAACTTCGCAAAGACACCATATGAAAACTGGCAAAAACTGGCATGGGGCGCGAGCTCTATACTTGCACTTGTTAGCATCTCCTTATCTCTCATTATTAGGAAAGCTACAAAAGAGGTGAGATTCTAATGGAAAATCCAGCTGTCCGAATCCAAAACTTAAATGTTTACTATGGAAATGAACAAGTTCTTTTTAACATCAACCTCAGTGTTCCAAGAAACAGCGTATACGCCATATTGGGCCCCTCTGGATGTGGAAAATCTACCCTGCTAAGGACGATAAATCGATTAATAGAGCTTAGACCAGAGGCCAGAGTTGAAGGAAAAGTCGAGATAATGGGCATAGATGTTTACAGGGAGCTCCCCCGCGAACAAGTGGCACGGCTAGCTGGAATGGTTTTCCAAATGCCAAACCCGTTGCCTCACCTCTCGATATATGACAACGTCGCGCTGGGACCAAGGCTACACGGAGTAGCTAAAGGCAGAAAACTAGATGAAATAGTAAGAGAAGCCCTTGAACAGGCAGGATTGTGGGAAGAAGTTAAAAACAAACTGAAAAAGCCGGCAACTTCTCTTAGTGGCGGACAACAACAACGCTTGTGCATTGCAAGGGCGCTTGCCTTGCGTCCGCCGGTTCTACTAATGGATGAGCCCACAGCCAATTTAGACCCCGTTAATGAATCAAAAATAGAAGAACTCATACGAAAGCTTTCACGTGAAACAACAATAATAATTGTTACCCATGACCCGGAACAAGCCAAGAGAGTCGCAAATAGAGGAGCAATTATCTTCAAAGGAAAAATAGTAAAAGAAAACTTTATCGACAGCTTGTTCGCTGTCCCCTACTACGACCTAATACAAAAACTAACACTGGAAGAGAGAATGATAATTGAAGCATTACAGGAAAAAAGATAGATAATTTTTCTCACTTTATGACTGTATACTAAGACTAAAATTTTAAGAGTGTTGTTGCGTCCTATAAATGATCAAAATGAAAGCTTTGAAGATACTCAGAACACTGTTACTGGTCCTTGGTCCCCTCAGCTTCCTAGTCTTCCTTGTTACAGTCTATTTCGCAGCCTCTTGTAACCCGTGGTGGAATTTCTTTAAAGGTGCATTTAGCGACCTAGGCTCGCCTAGGGCCACGAATCCATGGATATTTAATATTGGCCTTATGACTATGGGAACAATTATTGCCTTATATTCCCTAGGCATCCTTTGGTCTGTCGAAACAAAGCTTGAAGGCTTCGCCTCCGGCCTCCTTTTTGTCTCAGGCATATTTCTGTTCCTAATAGGATATTATCCCAGCGGAACAAAACCCCACACATTTGTATCCACGTGGTTCTACCTTCAGTCCTTCCTGACTTCAGCATTTCTCGGTCTAGCGCTTCTCGCAAAGAAGGAGAAACTTTTTGGTTCAATATTGTTTCTCTTGGGTATTCTCCCAGTACCTCTCGGCTACTTAATACAATTAACCATAGGGTGGCCCTCCGTTGCAGTTCTGGAGCTCGCCGGGGCATTATTCATTGAAGCCAGCGCTTTGACGGCATCAATCTATTTCCTTAGAATCGTGAAAGCAAAAACAACATAAGGAATATAAGCATAGTTTTTTATATATTATAGACACACAATGCATTCAACGCCTCCCCAGACGCTTATCAACTTGGTGTCTAGGCTTGTATCAAGGCTTGAGCTAGGAGAAGCGGCCTCAAAGGTTCTTGCAACACTTATTCTATCCGAGTTTCCACTTTCCCAGACAGAAATTGTCCACCTGACTGGATACAGTTTAAGCCAAGTAAGCTCCGCACTTTCCTTGCTTGTCAGCGTTGGCTTAGTATCCTTTGTTAAAAGTGGAAGGAAAAAGTTATACTTTTCAGATAAGGGCATCGACGAGTTATTGGGAGAGATAGCCCGCAAAATGATTGAGAAAGACCTGAAGCCTCTTGCAAGGGAACTTGAAAAGCTCCCCAAAGAGCGTGAAAAAATCCAGTCTTTGATGGATGAATGTAACCAAGCTATCGAGAAGCTTCAGGAGACTTTCCTATTAGATACACTGAAAAATATGAGAAGCATGAACGCAAAAATTAACAGGTAGCCACGGAAAAAATACTAATAATAATCAAGACACTCTAAGGACTTTTAATCATTTCAAGGATCCTTGGAAGGAGTTCATAGCCGTGCTGGAATACTCCAAGCGAACCTCGACTGCACTCCTTTTCTGTAAGCCTTTTTAATCCGTCCTGCTTGTTTCTAGGTAGCATTAAAACTACGGGTACTGGGTCATCTGTGTGAGATTTACGAGTATAAGGAGTGGCGTGGTCAGCTGTAACCAGCAAAGCAATTTCTTTGCCGCTAATTTGTTCTAGGAGAGGACCAACATAGTATCTATCAATTAGCTCTATAGATTCTACTTTTCTTTTCACGTCTCCATCGTGTCCAGGCTCATCGGGCCCCTTTAGATGAACATAGACGACATCGTTTCGCTCCAACAACTTCATGGTGGCTTCAAGCCTAATCTTGTAATCCACGGCTTTGTCCTCTGTAGGAGGCGGCACACTTTCCATGTCCATTTTCAATATTCTCGCGATTCCTATTTCCACAGGCATCTCGGCTACAGCGCCAAACCTTAAGCCAAATTTCTTGTTTATTTCTTCTAGCCTTGGAAGTCTTCCCCCAGAATCCCTCAGTAAAATTACGTTTGCAGGCATCTTACCGTTCTTTATTCTTTCCTGGTTGATTGGGTGGTCTTTAAGTATCTGGATTATCTTCTCGGTAAACTTGTTGACGAGAGTAGCCATGATTCTTGCCTCCTCTGTTCCGTCCAGTGGTTTTGCCTCTGCTACGTAGGGCTCAAATGAAGATTTTGCAATCGAGACATAACCATGCTTCTCATAAGCAGGATCTGTATTGCTGACATTGTCTGACACCCTGTGAGTCTTGCTTCCGATAATCACTACAGCCCTATGTCCAACAGTCGCAACTACACGTGCATACCCATCGTAGACTCCTAGCTCCAAACCGTCTACTGCCTTGGCAAGCTCGTGGGCCTCTTCGCTAGAAAGGTTTCTTCCGCATCTCCTATCAAGGATTTTTCTCGTCTTTGGGTCTATGGTAGCAAAATTGGCCCTAAATGCAACCTCGTAACCTTCTCTCAGCTCTAACCCTGCACCCACAGCCTCAACGGGTCCACGGCCAGTATATTCTTTATGTGGGTCGTATCCGAGGATTGACATTACAGCTGCGTCGCTTTCGGGAGCAATGCCTTTTCCAACAGTATACATTAAACCGCATCTAGAGAGCGAAGCAACCTTATCGAGAAACGGTTTGTTTGCTAGCTCTAGAGATGTAGGACCATCTTCAGGCTTGTCTGCAACACCATCTAGTACAAGATAAATCAGCTTCACATGTCAAGTATAGGGATCTTGTGATAAAAACGTTGCTATATATTGCTCATTACTTTTTCGCTACTTCGCTTTGTTCGATATATTTAAACCATCCCTCGAGAGTCTTTGGGTCAACTTCTTCACGGACACCTCCCCTACTCAATATAACCTTCTCAACAACAAGATCGCTTCCCTCCTTCGACCCAATAATCCTTATCTCTGCATTTTCTCCCAGGACTTCTTCGAGAGACAAGGAAGAAAAAGCAACAATAACTTTCTCTCCTGACTCGTCCCAACTGTAAAGCCCCGCCTTCGAAGTAAACATCCTCAACTTGTCAATACTAACTCTTATCACATGGGTTTAGTAAAAAAGACAAAGATAAATCTTTCATTTTTATCAGTAAAAGTTTTACATATTTTTTCTTAAGGCGATCCATGTTTTTGTTTTTTAGGAGGGTTCTCAAAAATATCCTTAATCTGACCAATTTATGGCTCTAAATTTTTACACACGACTAATACGCTAAGACTTAAAGCCATCAAAATAACGAGACTTAAGGGGTCCATCATGCAAACCATACCAGACATGAATTGGGAAGCTGTAACTGAACACATAGCTCGAGAACTGCGGAATTACATTGTCCGAGAGGCAGGTAAAAGCGGGGGAGTAATTGGAGTTAGCGGAGGGGTCGACAGCGCTGTGACACTGCTATTAACTGTGCGGGCTATTGGAGCACAAAACGTACATGCATTGATTCTACCTTCAAAGACTACACCCAAAGAAGATCTTGAAGATGCTTTTTCTGTCTTAGAATTGGCAAGGGTCCCCAAGGAAAACATAGAGGTTATCAATATTGAACCAATCTTGGAGAGCTTTGAGAAAAACCTGGGAGATTTAACCAAAGAGGAGAGAGGAAACCTTGCAGCCCGTGTCAGAATGTGCATTCTGCACCAAAGAGCATATAGGAAAAACGCCTTGGTCATAGGGACAGGGGATAAAAGTGAGCTTCTTCTCGGATACTTTACAAAGTATGGTGACGGTGGAGTAGATATATTGCCAATAGGAGATCTATACAAGACACAGGTCAGAAAACTTGGAGTTTTCTTAGGGCTTCCAGAACGAATAGCGTTTAAGCCTAGTAGCCCCAGGCTGTGGCCAGGACAAACCGCCGAGGGCGAACTTGGGCTAAGCTATGAAATAGCTGACCTGATCCTTTACAGTATCTTTGAGATGGGTATAGCTCCTGAGAAAGTCCCCGAAAACCTTCACATAGAGAAAAAATACGTAGATCGCGTCATGGAGCTTTACAAGAGGAGTGAACATAAACGGAATCCACCCAAAATAATCAGGGTCAGCAGACATTAAAAGAAAGTTCTGCGTTTTCGATGAAAGCCTTCTCGCTCTAGCTACCCTCAAAGCTCCTAATTACCTCGTCCACTTTATAGGTTAGCTGGCGGTACCAAAAAAGAAGGAGAGGGGATAGAAGAAGCCTCAAAAGAAGGCTTGAAACGAAAGGAGATGTAGGTCCCAGGTTATTATACATCCAGCCACCTATCAGAGCTCCTAGACTCCACGTAAACGACGGGAATAGCCCCCAGAGGGCATAGACTCTCCCCCTATACTCCTTTGGGACAAGGTCTGCCCTCAAAGAAGAATAAGCCAGGCCATAAAATACGCCTGCAACTGAGCCTATAGTGGTGGACAGGAGCAATAGAGGAAGAGTGAGCCAGGAAGACGGTGGAGCCAAAACGAAGATTACTTGGCTTAATGTTCCTAGAAGAAAGCCTAGTGTTATAGAAAAGTTTCTTCCACGCGTATCAACAATCTTCCCAACGGGTAGAAGAAGCAATAGATTCACAACGCTTCCAACTGTAGCTAGGATAGCTAGACCATTCTTGTCAACCTCTAGATAATAATACATATAATAGTTCCCAAGAAAAGTCATTGCACCTACAAGATTGAGCAAAATATCGGTAGTCATCAAAAGGTATGTTTCATGGCTGATTTTTCTAAGGGCATCAATGTAGGAGAACAAAAAGTTTCCACTGGCGTTTATTGTGTCTTTTGTGGTTATGGTTTCTTCTATCCAGAAAAGACGCGAAAGGGCCGTGATGATGCCTGTTAGAAAAGATAGGAAAAAGATTATCCTCACGCCCTCAACTATTCCAAATATATTCACAAGGTAGGCACCGCCAAGCGGTGAAAGCGACGAGGCAAGTCCAGGCACTAGACTGAGAATCGCGTTCATCCTGCCCCTCAATGATATTGGTACAGAGTCTGCCTGTATCCCCTCAAGGGCCGGCTGGTAAAAAAGTGAGATGCCATTCAGGACGTTTGAGATAGCATATGTTTGCCAGTCTGGAGCTATCGCCATTAATAGGTATGTCCCAGCTACTAAGAGTGTTCCAATCCAGAGAATCTTCTTTCTGCCATACTTATCGGAGAGAAATCCGCCGAGAAGCCTTGAAAAAGAGTTAGCGATCTGTGTGGCTGATTGCACAAGCGAGATGTCCTCTGGGGAAGCGCCTAGCTTGCTAACATATAGCTGTGTATATGGTCCGGCCATTGCCTGGACAGGTGACCAAACTAGCCAGCCGAATGCCAGTACCCGTATGTTTTTCGGGATTTTCGTAAAGGAGTCTTTTACCTTTGCAAGCCACTTAGCCACAATGATGCAAAAAGCAGGACACAATTAAATCTTTTTTAGGATTCTTAACGCGTACTCTGCCCGAAGCTGCATGGAGCTATCTCAGTCTGTAGACCAGCCTCGTCAAGAATGTTCCTAGGGATGGGAGGTTCTCCCTCCCAAATAATCTTCTTATTGCTAAGAATGTAGACATAGTCACTTATTTTCTCAGCCAGGGCTACATCTTGGCTAGCCAGCAGTATTCCCCTCGATTTTCTGAGGTCGCATAAAAGTTTGAGGAAGAGGGCAGTGGTCTTGGGATCAAGGTTAGCAAACGGCTCATCTAGGAGGAGATATGTTGGGTCGTATATAATTATGCTTGCTAGCGCCACTCTCCTTTTTTCACCGAAGCTTAGCGCATGGACAGGTTTATTCAACAAATGTTCTAGATGGAGCATGTTAGCTACAAGTTGGATCTTTGCCTCTACTTCTCCGCGTGTCAATTCTAACTGGCTTAACGTAAAGAGAAGCTCATCTCGGACCGTTGGGCTGAATAAATGGTCATCTGGGTTCTGGAACATTACACCAATATACCTCCTAGCGCCTGGCAACATTTCAAACAGATTTTTGCCATCAAGTAGAACCTCGCCAGAAAGCGGCCTCAGAAGACCAGAAACAAGCAGTAACAGTGTGGTTTTGCCAGAACCATTTGGTCCCAAGACAGTTTGGATTCTTCCAGTCTTTACTTGGATAGATACATTCTCAAGCACCAAGTCATCTTTAAGGTAAGAAAATGTAAGATTTCTACCTTCCAGCATAGTGCTCTCCTAGCCTGCATACACAGTGTAGGCTAATAAGATTGTTGAAAATAGTACGAACAAATCTAAGGGGGTAGGTCTCCAGTGCAGGACATTATTCCCCTTTGTTGTAGCCTCTCCAAAATATCTTGACTTTGTGGATAATGATAGCCAGTAAGAGGTTCTAAAGCCTTCATATATCAAGTCCCCCACCAACGACATACCAATAATCCATCTATTCTTTCTTGACACAGTAAATGTTCTGGCCTCTCTGGCAAGGGTGCTTGTCTGGGCTTTCCTAATAAACTCGGGAATATATCTGATCAAAACGCCAAGCTGTTTTGACAATTCAACAAAACCGAGAGCATTTAGACCCTTTACTACACCCAACCAGCCCAATCCGCCAAGCATAGAAGTAAACAATGAAGCGGAAGCCGCCACTCTCAATATGAACACTACTGGCTCTCTAGTTTCCCCAAGCAAAATTACAGGTAGAGCAACAACAAGAGCAAAGAATATAGAGATAAAAGTAACATATAACCACTCCCTGGTCTTCTTTGTGGCAAAAGCAATGATGGACGCGAAAATTAACGCCAATATAAATGTATGAAGTGTATGAGAAAAAGAAACAATACCCGTTACAAGCATGGATAGGACAATGCCAATGCTGGGAGTGAACCTAGGCTGGGAAGAGTCAAGAAGCTTACCTAGAACATCGCCCAGCTCAAAAAAATAATCATTTAAAATATTGTCCAAGCTTTTCATCATTTCATTTCCTCAGCTTGATAATGATGTAGCCAAGGAGGAGGACCACTAAGGCTCCAAGCAGACCCGAAACAATGTATCCCACTTCAGGTGGAAGTCCAGGCACAGAGTAATCTAGGAATGGCGTCCAATTGGTTTCTTCTGTCGTCTCGTTGAGACCTAGAAGCTCAGCCGCTATATCTAGGGGCTCGTGGTAACCAAGGAGGTTTGCT from Thermofilum adornatum carries:
- a CDS encoding NAD+ synthase, which codes for MQTIPDMNWEAVTEHIARELRNYIVREAGKSGGVIGVSGGVDSAVTLLLTVRAIGAQNVHALILPSKTTPKEDLEDAFSVLELARVPKENIEVINIEPILESFEKNLGDLTKEERGNLAARVRMCILHQRAYRKNALVIGTGDKSELLLGYFTKYGDGGVDILPIGDLYKTQVRKLGVFLGLPERIAFKPSSPRLWPGQTAEGELGLSYEIADLILYSIFEMGIAPEKVPENLHIEKKYVDRVMELYKRSEHKRNPPKIIRVSRH
- a CDS encoding alkaline phosphatase family protein, whose product is MKLIYLVLDGVADKPEDGPTSLELANKPFLDKVASLSRCGLMYTVGKGIAPESDAAVMSILGYDPHKEYTGRGPVEAVGAGLELREGYEVAFRANFATIDPKTRKILDRRCGRNLSSEEAHELAKAVDGLELGVYDGYARVVATVGHRAVVIIGSKTHRVSDNVSNTDPAYEKHGYVSIAKSSFEPYVAEAKPLDGTEEARIMATLVNKFTEKIIQILKDHPINQERIKNGKMPANVILLRDSGGRLPRLEEINKKFGLRFGAVAEMPVEIGIARILKMDMESVPPPTEDKAVDYKIRLEATMKLLERNDVVYVHLKGPDEPGHDGDVKRKVESIELIDRYYVGPLLEQISGKEIALLVTADHATPYTRKSHTDDPVPVVLMLPRNKQDGLKRLTEKECSRGSLGVFQHGYELLPRILEMIKSP
- a CDS encoding GbsR/MarR family transcriptional regulator, whose amino-acid sequence is MHSTPPQTLINLVSRLVSRLELGEAASKVLATLILSEFPLSQTEIVHLTGYSLSQVSSALSLLVSVGLVSFVKSGRKKLYFSDKGIDELLGEIARKMIEKDLKPLARELEKLPKEREKIQSLMDECNQAIEKLQETFLLDTLKNMRSMNAKINR
- a CDS encoding energy-coupling factor ABC transporter ATP-binding protein — encoded protein: MLEGRNLTFSYLKDDLVLENVSIQVKTGRIQTVLGPNGSGKTTLLLLVSGLLRPLSGEVLLDGKNLFEMLPGARRYIGVMFQNPDDHLFSPTVRDELLFTLSQLELTRGEVEAKIQLVANMLHLEHLLNKPVHALSFGEKRRVALASIIIYDPTYLLLDEPFANLDPKTTALFLKLLCDLRKSRGILLASQDVALAEKISDYVYILSNKKIIWEGEPPIPRNILDEAGLQTEIAPCSFGQSTR
- a CDS encoding PDGLE domain-containing protein, producing the protein MKEIVLRYKKAFILILFLIVISPIFGVILANLLGYHEPLDIAAELLGLNETTEETNWTPFLDYSVPGLPPEVGYIVSGLLGALVVLLLGYIIIKLRK
- a CDS encoding PstA family ABC transporter permease gives rise to the protein MNLRSIKNEIGFLLIVLSVGFILLAIFSLIIVPLILGFKVIIEAGPAFFTTAPAAPGEGSPGGIYYTLIGSFVMISLAVAIAFPIGFLTGVYINEYPQTRLAILAESASHFLSEVPSVILGIFIYATYVLATKNTSLIAGALSLSLAILPYTVVQVRESLRVIPFIYREAAHSLGLPRWKTVFFVLVPMNLRGILVGLLSAFLRAFSETAPVLFTAGAAFYGFYGLDGPSSTLPLLVWNFAKTPYENWQKLAWGASSILALVSISLSLIIRKATKEVRF
- a CDS encoding DUF998 domain-containing protein, which codes for MIKMKALKILRTLLLVLGPLSFLVFLVTVYFAASCNPWWNFFKGAFSDLGSPRATNPWIFNIGLMTMGTIIALYSLGILWSVETKLEGFASGLLFVSGIFLFLIGYYPSGTKPHTFVSTWFYLQSFLTSAFLGLALLAKKEKLFGSILFLLGILPVPLGYLIQLTIGWPSVAVLELAGALFIEASALTASIYFLRIVKAKTT
- a CDS encoding phosphate ABC transporter ATP-binding protein, which translates into the protein MENPAVRIQNLNVYYGNEQVLFNINLSVPRNSVYAILGPSGCGKSTLLRTINRLIELRPEARVEGKVEIMGIDVYRELPREQVARLAGMVFQMPNPLPHLSIYDNVALGPRLHGVAKGRKLDEIVREALEQAGLWEEVKNKLKKPATSLSGGQQQRLCIARALALRPPVLLMDEPTANLDPVNESKIEELIRKLSRETTIIIVTHDPEQAKRVANRGAIIFKGKIVKENFIDSLFAVPYYDLIQKLTLEERMIIEALQEKR
- a CDS encoding MFS transporter; amino-acid sequence: MAKWLAKVKDSFTKIPKNIRVLAFGWLVWSPVQAMAGPYTQLYVSKLGASPEDISLVQSATQIANSFSRLLGGFLSDKYGRKKILWIGTLLVAGTYLLMAIAPDWQTYAISNVLNGISLFYQPALEGIQADSVPISLRGRMNAILSLVPGLASSLSPLGGAYLVNIFGIVEGVRIIFFLSFLTGIITALSRLFWIEETITTKDTINASGNFLFSYIDALRKISHETYLLMTTDILLNLVGAMTFLGNYYMYYYLEVDKNGLAILATVGSVVNLLLLLPVGKIVDTRGRNFSITLGFLLGTLSQVIFVLAPPSSWLTLPLLLLSTTIGSVAGVFYGLAYSSLRADLVPKEYRGRVYALWGLFPSFTWSLGALIGGWMYNNLGPTSPFVSSLLLRLLLSPLLLFWYRQLTYKVDEVIRSFEGS